One genomic window of Nakamurella panacisegetis includes the following:
- a CDS encoding WhiB family transcriptional regulator translates to MADTRRLPGPNADVWDWQLHAACRGMASSYFFHPEGERGPARARREATAKAVCHECPALAACRAHALEVHEPYGIWGGLSEGERQQILALSVQAG, encoded by the coding sequence ATGGCCGATACCAGGCGTCTTCCCGGACCCAATGCCGACGTGTGGGACTGGCAGCTGCACGCCGCCTGCCGCGGAATGGCCAGTTCCTACTTCTTCCACCCCGAGGGGGAACGCGGCCCGGCCCGAGCCCGCCGCGAGGCCACCGCCAAGGCCGTCTGCCACGAGTGCCCCGCGCTGGCGGCCTGCCGGGCTCATGCCCTCGAGGTCCACGAGCCGTACGGCATCTGGGGGGGCCTCTCGGAGGGAGAACGCCAGCAGATCCTGGCGCTGTCGGTGCAGGCCGGCTGA